From one Alicyclobacillus acidocaldarius subsp. acidocaldarius Tc-4-1 genomic stretch:
- a CDS encoding AMP-binding protein, with protein sequence MKALSSDERWKTPSIYLLNVTLYTRFHEALALFPAHVPVFVNAKVQERYGTALGARRVGVMDAERPITLKPLMEALSTGAVLVALDTDQRGFQAVARYATERRIPVIPVYGHSLVIDEEHPLPFGDPRSALDTLQEFLLQSYMGPRTVASVNLFDELVQSARYYGEDRVIVKDMTGSARYRDVLLQSYVLGTALRRMIQRQRVGVMLPNSVGHVVVLFAMFYAGLTPVMLNYSSGVQTVVDACETAGVDTILTSREFIEKGQLQELEQALTARYKLHYMEDVRKQIGLGAKLAGLWAFRRKRPAHPGSNEIILFTSGSEYRPRGVVLSHGNIYANVQQTRSVIDFGTEDRMLNAMPMFHSFGLTAGALLPLIAGIQVYLYPSPLHYKRIPEICGQEQSTILFGTSSFLEKYGQNATPEQFAHLRYAVAGAERLKPEVEQAWLQKFGLQIMQGYGATETSPIMSLDTPINHKQGSVGRFLPGIRYRLEPVDGIEQGGLLHVQGPNLMKGYLVHGEGFVEQTGWYNTGDVVDVDEDGFVTIVGRLKRFAKIAGEMISLNLVEQLAARAYGHPAFAAVSIPDPARGERIVLVTTQKGLTLAPMRDLVDQLGYSRMHVPAEIRVIDEFPLLGSGKTDYVTLKAMVEKGPA encoded by the coding sequence ATGAAAGCGTTATCTTCTGATGAGCGATGGAAAACGCCCTCCATCTATCTTCTGAACGTCACTCTCTACACGCGGTTCCACGAGGCGCTTGCGCTCTTTCCGGCGCACGTGCCGGTATTCGTGAATGCGAAGGTGCAGGAGCGGTACGGGACAGCGCTCGGGGCGCGGCGGGTCGGCGTGATGGACGCGGAGCGGCCAATCACCCTCAAGCCGCTCATGGAGGCGCTGTCCACGGGCGCGGTGCTCGTCGCGCTGGACACGGATCAGCGGGGCTTCCAGGCCGTCGCCCGCTATGCCACCGAGCGCCGGATCCCGGTCATTCCTGTGTATGGTCATTCGCTTGTCATCGACGAGGAACACCCGCTTCCTTTCGGCGACCCGCGCTCGGCGCTCGACACCCTACAGGAGTTCTTGCTCCAAAGTTACATGGGACCGCGCACGGTGGCGTCGGTCAACCTGTTCGACGAGCTCGTGCAGTCCGCGCGGTATTACGGGGAAGACCGCGTCATCGTCAAGGACATGACGGGCAGCGCGCGCTACCGCGACGTGCTGCTTCAAAGCTACGTGCTTGGCACCGCGCTTCGCCGGATGATTCAGCGCCAACGCGTCGGGGTGATGCTGCCGAATTCGGTGGGCCACGTGGTGGTGTTGTTCGCGATGTTTTACGCCGGGCTCACCCCGGTGATGCTCAACTACTCGAGCGGGGTGCAGACGGTCGTCGACGCGTGTGAGACCGCGGGGGTCGATACCATCCTGACGTCCCGCGAGTTCATTGAGAAGGGGCAACTGCAGGAGCTGGAGCAGGCGCTCACGGCGAGGTACAAGCTCCATTACATGGAGGACGTGCGCAAGCAGATTGGGCTTGGCGCGAAGCTCGCCGGTTTGTGGGCGTTCCGCCGCAAGCGCCCAGCGCATCCCGGATCGAACGAGATCATCCTTTTCACTTCGGGAAGCGAGTATCGCCCGCGCGGGGTGGTGCTCTCGCACGGGAACATCTACGCCAACGTCCAACAGACGAGGTCCGTGATCGATTTTGGCACCGAGGATCGCATGCTGAACGCGATGCCGATGTTTCACTCGTTCGGGCTCACGGCGGGGGCATTGCTGCCACTCATCGCAGGCATCCAGGTCTATCTGTATCCGTCGCCGCTTCACTATAAGCGCATCCCCGAGATCTGCGGCCAGGAGCAGTCGACCATCCTGTTTGGCACGTCGTCGTTCCTCGAGAAATACGGGCAGAACGCGACGCCCGAGCAGTTTGCGCATCTCCGCTACGCCGTGGCTGGCGCAGAGCGGCTCAAGCCGGAGGTGGAGCAGGCGTGGCTCCAGAAGTTTGGGCTTCAGATCATGCAGGGCTACGGCGCCACCGAGACCTCGCCCATCATGTCCCTGGACACCCCCATCAACCACAAGCAGGGCTCGGTGGGGCGGTTCTTGCCGGGCATTCGCTATCGGCTGGAGCCTGTCGACGGGATCGAGCAAGGGGGACTGCTGCACGTGCAGGGGCCCAACCTGATGAAGGGCTATTTGGTTCACGGGGAGGGCTTCGTGGAACAGACGGGCTGGTACAACACAGGCGACGTCGTCGACGTAGACGAGGACGGCTTCGTGACGATTGTGGGCCGGCTCAAGCGGTTTGCGAAAATCGCGGGCGAGATGATCTCGCTCAACCTGGTGGAGCAACTGGCGGCGCGCGCGTACGGCCATCCGGCCTTTGCAGCCGTCTCCATCCCTGATCCGGCGCGCGGCGAGCGCATTGTGCTTGTCACGACCCAAAAAGGACTGACGCTTGCGCCCATGCGCGATCTCGTCGATCAGCTGGGCTACTCGCGCATGCACGTGCCGGCGGAGATCCGCGTGATTGACGAATTTCCGCTGCTTGGCAGCGGGAAGACCGACTACGTGACCCTGAAGGCGATGGTGGAGAAGGGGCCCGCCTGA
- the dxs gene encoding 1-deoxy-D-xylulose-5-phosphate synthase has translation MLTTLLDSIHDPKDLKKLSESQLVTLAQEIRDFLVTSISRTGGHFGANMGVVELTIALHRVFDSPRDKIIWDVGHQGYVHKILTGRKDMFPTLRKLGGLAGFLKRSESEHDAFGAGHSSTSISAALGMAVARDLRNEDYHVIAVIGDGALTGGMAMEAMNHAGDLGTDLIVILNDNEMSISNNVGAVSKYLTRLRSDPNYARAKQDIDHLLRHLSNVGQKVTKVLDRAMEAARHMILPITPFEGFGFKYIGPIDGHDLRQLIPVFERVKELKGPILLHVLTQKGKGYPQAENSEDKWHAWPSAAKPNQAPSYTSVFAQTVAEMARKDERIVVVTPAMLSGSGLVKFQKEFPTRTFDVGIAEQHAATFCAGLAAAGKRPIFAVYSTFLQRAYDQTIHDICIQNLPVVLAVDRAGIVGPDGETHQGVFDIAYLRTVPNMSIMMPKDENELRHMLFTAMQHDGPVAVRYPRADGVGVPMDEPLHALPWGKAEVLREGRHLTIVALGPMVPEAMKAAERLAAKHQIEATVVNLRFVKPLDEELLLSLAKTGRPILTVEEASLAGGMGSAVAELLLDRGVMVPMRRKGVPDHFVEHGGRDEVLHRLGLDADGIVADALELMRQAGQVPHALNRVGT, from the coding sequence GTGTTGACTACGTTACTCGATTCCATTCACGACCCAAAAGACCTGAAAAAGCTCAGCGAGTCGCAGTTGGTGACGTTGGCTCAGGAAATTCGCGACTTTCTCGTCACGTCCATTTCGAGGACCGGCGGGCATTTTGGCGCCAACATGGGCGTCGTGGAACTGACCATCGCGTTACACCGCGTGTTTGACAGCCCTCGAGACAAGATCATCTGGGACGTCGGCCATCAGGGGTACGTGCACAAGATCCTCACGGGCCGCAAGGACATGTTCCCGACGCTGCGCAAACTGGGCGGGCTGGCCGGATTTCTCAAGCGGTCCGAGAGCGAGCACGATGCGTTTGGGGCGGGCCACTCGTCCACGAGCATCTCGGCAGCTCTCGGCATGGCCGTCGCGCGCGATCTGCGCAACGAGGATTACCACGTCATCGCCGTGATCGGTGACGGGGCGCTCACGGGGGGCATGGCGATGGAGGCCATGAACCACGCGGGCGATCTCGGCACCGATCTCATCGTCATTTTGAACGACAACGAGATGTCCATCTCCAATAACGTCGGCGCGGTCTCGAAGTACCTCACGCGGCTTCGGTCCGATCCGAATTACGCGCGCGCCAAGCAGGACATCGATCACCTCCTGCGCCACCTGAGCAACGTGGGCCAGAAGGTGACGAAGGTGTTGGATCGCGCCATGGAGGCGGCGCGCCACATGATCTTGCCCATCACGCCGTTTGAAGGCTTCGGCTTCAAGTATATCGGCCCCATCGACGGTCATGACCTCCGCCAGCTCATCCCGGTCTTCGAGCGCGTGAAGGAACTCAAGGGGCCCATCCTGCTCCACGTGCTGACGCAGAAGGGCAAGGGGTATCCGCAGGCGGAGAACTCGGAGGACAAGTGGCACGCGTGGCCCAGCGCGGCCAAGCCCAACCAAGCGCCGTCGTACACGAGCGTGTTCGCGCAGACCGTCGCGGAGATGGCGAGAAAGGACGAGCGGATTGTCGTGGTCACGCCCGCCATGCTGTCGGGCAGCGGGCTGGTGAAATTTCAGAAGGAGTTTCCGACGCGCACGTTCGACGTTGGCATCGCCGAGCAACACGCGGCGACGTTCTGCGCCGGGCTCGCCGCAGCAGGGAAGCGGCCGATCTTCGCCGTCTACTCCACGTTCCTGCAGCGCGCATACGATCAGACCATCCACGACATCTGCATTCAGAACCTCCCGGTGGTCCTCGCGGTCGATCGCGCCGGGATCGTCGGGCCGGACGGGGAGACGCACCAAGGCGTCTTCGACATCGCCTACCTGCGCACCGTACCGAACATGTCCATCATGATGCCGAAGGACGAGAACGAACTTCGGCACATGCTGTTCACGGCGATGCAGCACGACGGACCTGTGGCCGTGCGGTATCCGCGTGCGGACGGCGTGGGCGTGCCGATGGACGAACCGCTGCACGCGCTGCCCTGGGGGAAAGCCGAGGTGCTGCGCGAAGGGCGGCATCTTACCATCGTGGCGCTGGGGCCCATGGTGCCCGAGGCGATGAAAGCCGCGGAGCGACTCGCCGCGAAGCACCAGATTGAGGCGACGGTCGTGAATCTGCGCTTCGTGAAGCCGCTCGACGAGGAGCTGTTGCTCAGCCTGGCGAAGACGGGCAGGCCCATCCTCACCGTAGAGGAGGCGTCGCTCGCGGGCGGGATGGGATCGGCCGTCGCCGAGCTTCTCCTGGATCGCGGCGTCATGGTGCCGATGCGCCGCAAGGGCGTGCCGGATCACTTCGTGGAACACGGCGGTCGCGACGAGGTCCTGCATCGGCTCGGCCTCGATGCCGACGGCATCGTGGCGGACGCGCTGGAACTCATGCGCCAAGCCGGTCAGGTGCCGCACGCCCTGAATCGGGTTGGCACGTGA
- a CDS encoding G1 family glutamic endopeptidase, whose translation MWTVKKALVSPGAKFPEKPAPLRGAMGTAACTAMALAASGCVWTAAFHSAESPRTPALHVKAAPVNPALEGASPRGIDGALSISDLGWATLNWSGYALTGGRYWDISGNWVVPAVSPSRGNSYSSTWIGIDGFSNDDLIQIGTEENYVDGRAQYFAWWEIRPVHPTEVVIPSMAVAPGDAMEARIYRDGHGTWTLTLDDLTQNEQFTSTQPYSGPGASAEWIQEAPEIRGHVSTLADYGTLTFVPGTVNGRPPHLTPSDGGYMMDDHLILSVPSGPNPATGGFDVFYVAPTSHREQTLLDAPCVWPPPAPRLEP comes from the coding sequence GTGTGGACGGTCAAGAAAGCGCTTGTCTCGCCGGGCGCAAAGTTCCCCGAGAAACCTGCCCCCTTGCGCGGCGCGATGGGGACGGCTGCATGCACCGCAATGGCGTTGGCTGCATCAGGGTGCGTGTGGACCGCCGCTTTCCATTCGGCCGAATCGCCTCGCACGCCCGCCCTCCATGTCAAGGCTGCACCGGTCAATCCCGCCCTGGAAGGCGCATCGCCGCGAGGCATAGATGGTGCGCTGTCCATCTCCGACCTCGGGTGGGCCACCCTCAACTGGTCGGGCTACGCACTCACAGGAGGCCGGTACTGGGATATCTCGGGCAACTGGGTGGTCCCCGCCGTCAGCCCATCGCGAGGCAACTCGTATTCCTCCACCTGGATTGGCATCGACGGATTCAGCAACGACGACTTGATTCAGATTGGGACCGAAGAGAACTACGTGGATGGGCGAGCTCAGTACTTCGCCTGGTGGGAAATCCGGCCGGTTCACCCGACGGAGGTGGTTATTCCCTCCATGGCGGTGGCGCCGGGTGACGCGATGGAGGCCCGCATCTACCGCGACGGACATGGCACGTGGACGCTTACGCTCGACGACCTCACACAGAACGAGCAGTTCACCAGCACGCAGCCGTATTCGGGTCCCGGGGCGTCCGCCGAGTGGATTCAAGAGGCGCCCGAAATTCGCGGTCACGTATCCACGCTGGCCGATTACGGGACGCTCACCTTTGTGCCTGGAACGGTCAACGGTCGCCCGCCACACCTCACGCCGTCGGACGGCGGATATATGATGGACGACCACCTCATCTTGTCCGTCCCGTCCGGGCCAAACCCCGCGACCGGGGGGTTTGACGTGTTTTACGTCGCGCCCACCTCCCACCGGGAGCAAACCTTGCTGGACGCGCCCTGCGTGTGGCCTCCACCCGCACCTCGCCTGGAGCCGTGA
- a CDS encoding acyltransferase yields MGKRYLDEIDLMRAFVILGVLTVHTLSFFNVLNNDGTPGFYALGALITATHFTRETFMFVTGLVLFTTYLQQDPFHPLPFWRKRFQLIVIPYVVWTLAYIAFVALLTPGFSWTWSNLVPAIIHNLLTGNMFFLYFLVVSMQLYLIFPLLLRGVRKAARYHVHILVASFVLEMCLMWLNQNVLDSLTPTGWPKWLYDLYTYRDRNLLMYQFWFIAGGVLACHYDQVAAWMERHRKALFVALVTSLGILFGHYFLERLVLHDGEDDAELVLQPIMVPYSLVVTCAFWYAGLAWSKRKDLPGWRAFSRFVRVASQTSFGIYLIQPFPLYAMEVVMDNLDGRGIPVWLHYALLPAAILFSYFSSMLAAYILMKIPVVSYVVGRKARLRRARGEPVRRAA; encoded by the coding sequence GTGGGGAAACGATACCTGGACGAGATCGACTTGATGCGGGCGTTTGTCATTCTCGGCGTGCTCACCGTGCACACGTTGTCCTTTTTTAATGTGCTCAACAACGACGGCACACCTGGCTTTTACGCCCTCGGCGCGCTCATCACCGCGACGCACTTCACCCGCGAGACGTTCATGTTTGTCACGGGCCTTGTGCTCTTCACCACGTATCTTCAGCAGGATCCGTTTCACCCGCTTCCCTTCTGGCGCAAGCGATTCCAGCTCATCGTGATTCCATACGTGGTCTGGACGCTGGCCTATATCGCGTTCGTCGCGCTATTGACGCCAGGCTTCTCGTGGACATGGTCCAACTTGGTGCCTGCCATCATCCACAACCTTCTTACTGGAAACATGTTTTTTCTGTACTTTCTTGTGGTGTCCATGCAGCTTTATCTCATCTTCCCGCTCCTGCTTCGGGGCGTTCGCAAGGCGGCCAGGTATCACGTCCACATTTTGGTGGCAAGCTTTGTGCTCGAGATGTGCTTGATGTGGCTCAACCAAAACGTCCTCGACAGCCTCACGCCCACCGGCTGGCCCAAATGGCTGTATGATCTGTACACGTATCGAGATCGAAATCTCCTGATGTACCAGTTTTGGTTTATCGCCGGCGGCGTCTTGGCGTGCCACTACGATCAGGTGGCGGCATGGATGGAGCGCCACCGCAAGGCGCTCTTCGTCGCACTCGTCACCTCCCTCGGCATCCTATTCGGGCACTATTTCCTCGAGCGGCTGGTTCTGCACGACGGCGAGGACGACGCCGAGCTCGTCCTGCAGCCCATCATGGTGCCGTACAGCCTGGTCGTGACGTGCGCCTTTTGGTACGCGGGCCTGGCGTGGTCCAAGCGCAAGGATCTGCCTGGATGGCGAGCCTTCTCGCGCTTCGTGCGCGTGGCCTCCCAGACCTCGTTCGGCATCTATCTCATCCAACCGTTTCCGCTGTACGCGATGGAAGTCGTGATGGACAATCTCGACGGCCGCGGCATCCCCGTGTGGCTTCACTACGCGCTGTTGCCAGCCGCCATCTTGTTCAGCTACTTCTCTTCGATGTTGGCTGCGTACATCCTGATGAAGATCCCGGTGGTGTCCTATGTAGTGGGCCGAAAGGCCAGACTCCGCCGCGCTAGGGGCGAGCCCGTCCGGCGAGCCGCGTGA
- a CDS encoding small multi-drug export protein: protein MTRSWTLIVARLPFWRLMLYGAAASFLFFAGSLALGLSQGRLWPTLSLIGTSIVLEAQPAAAASIPLGFDPPTGAGISILANMIAVPVLMVGLRQAIQRFRFVRRWLAKAEALSRKYGKYGVWVLAPLCPLLGAYACLAIGSILRWNPLRVLAAVVAGMVGSAFVIAYGGFALLRLFHP from the coding sequence TTGACACGTTCGTGGACCCTCATCGTGGCTCGGCTCCCGTTCTGGCGACTGATGCTGTACGGTGCGGCCGCATCCTTCCTCTTTTTTGCCGGGAGTCTCGCGTTGGGATTGAGTCAAGGCCGCCTCTGGCCGACTTTGTCCCTCATCGGCACGTCCATCGTGCTGGAGGCCCAGCCCGCCGCCGCTGCGAGCATTCCGCTCGGGTTCGATCCGCCCACAGGAGCCGGAATTTCCATCCTCGCCAACATGATCGCGGTGCCCGTCCTGATGGTAGGGTTGCGGCAGGCCATCCAGCGATTTCGCTTCGTGCGTAGGTGGCTGGCGAAGGCGGAGGCGCTGTCACGCAAATACGGGAAGTACGGGGTCTGGGTTCTTGCGCCCCTGTGCCCGCTGCTTGGGGCGTATGCCTGTCTGGCCATCGGCAGCATCCTTAGGTGGAATCCGCTTCGGGTGCTTGCAGCGGTCGTCGCGGGGATGGTGGGTTCGGCGTTTGTCATCGCGTACGGCGGATTTGCGCTGCTGCGGCTGTTTCACCCCTGA
- the fni gene encoding type 2 isopentenyl-diphosphate Delta-isomerase: MTLTRDVRQRRKVEHVHAVQALGDPTGVSNGFECVSLVPCSAPEVAWDDVSLATELCGIRLESPILINAMTGGADEVYDINRKLAQVARRFGLAMALGSASAGLASPEVAYTYRVVREIHQDGVVIANVGMGTGLERARKAVELVRADLLQVHFNAAQELFMAEGDRDFRGALDALAEVARGVGVPVVAKEVGQGISAEDAIRFADAGVRAIDVGGLGGTNFIAVEAWRRGAEIDEFWNRWGLPTAASLCEVAAAVGERADVIASGGIRTALDVAKAMALGASAVGIAGPLVRLVTQPNGEEQLNRFIEDLHFGLRALLVLTGCRNFSDLRGKPVVILGWLREWLEARGLKGWMDARGRAPFGA; the protein is encoded by the coding sequence ATGACGTTGACGCGAGACGTCCGGCAGCGGCGCAAGGTCGAGCACGTGCATGCCGTTCAAGCGCTCGGCGATCCGACGGGCGTCTCGAATGGGTTCGAGTGCGTCTCACTCGTGCCTTGCTCTGCGCCGGAGGTGGCCTGGGACGACGTGTCCCTGGCCACCGAACTCTGCGGCATCCGCCTGGAATCGCCGATTCTCATCAACGCGATGACGGGCGGCGCGGACGAAGTGTACGACATCAATCGAAAGCTCGCGCAGGTCGCGCGCCGCTTCGGCCTGGCTATGGCGCTCGGGTCCGCTTCGGCTGGCCTCGCCTCTCCCGAGGTGGCCTACACGTACCGCGTCGTGCGGGAGATCCATCAGGACGGCGTGGTCATCGCCAACGTGGGCATGGGCACCGGGCTGGAGCGCGCGCGGAAGGCCGTGGAGCTGGTACGGGCGGATCTGCTTCAGGTTCACTTCAACGCCGCGCAGGAACTGTTCATGGCGGAGGGAGACCGCGACTTTCGCGGTGCGCTCGACGCGCTTGCGGAAGTCGCGCGCGGCGTGGGGGTCCCGGTGGTGGCCAAGGAGGTTGGGCAAGGGATTTCGGCGGAGGATGCCATCCGATTCGCCGACGCTGGCGTGCGGGCCATCGACGTGGGCGGCCTTGGCGGGACGAACTTCATCGCGGTCGAAGCCTGGCGCCGGGGTGCCGAGATCGACGAATTTTGGAACCGTTGGGGGCTGCCGACGGCCGCATCGCTGTGCGAAGTCGCGGCGGCGGTCGGGGAGCGCGCTGACGTGATTGCGTCCGGGGGCATTCGCACGGCGCTCGACGTCGCGAAGGCGATGGCGCTTGGCGCGAGCGCAGTGGGCATCGCGGGACCGCTTGTCCGACTCGTGACGCAGCCAAACGGGGAAGAGCAACTAAATCGTTTTATCGAGGACCTTCACTTCGGGCTCCGCGCCCTGTTGGTGCTTACCGGCTGCCGCAATTTCTCCGACTTGCGCGGCAAGCCGGTCGTCATCCTGGGCTGGCTCCGGGAATGGCTCGAGGCGCGTGGATTGAAGGGGTGGATGGACGCGCGGGGGCGGGCTCCCTTCGGCGCGTGA
- a CDS encoding phosphorylase family protein, whose protein sequence is MVLRLVTTLVVTALGFERAAFRHLAHRPGWCVASTGVGPARAADGLARLIRAERPALVVGAGVCGALDSGLRLGDLVLPAEAVTPEGSCAPLALDERLCELARRFAEAHGGSAQIGGRIVSVERIASTPADKRELARRFEASAVDQETFAWAGVAREAGIPFVAVRVVLDEAGEPLASWRPSAWRSALRLPARALRARRTLRAFGREWPCWRS, encoded by the coding sequence GTGGTTCTTCGCCTCGTGACGACGCTTGTCGTCACGGCGCTCGGCTTTGAGCGCGCGGCGTTCCGTCATCTGGCGCACCGCCCTGGGTGGTGCGTCGCTTCGACGGGCGTGGGGCCTGCGCGGGCGGCGGATGGGCTCGCGCGGCTCATTCGGGCGGAGCGGCCCGCGCTCGTCGTCGGCGCAGGGGTGTGCGGCGCGCTGGACTCCGGCCTGCGCCTTGGCGATCTCGTCCTGCCGGCGGAGGCGGTGACGCCGGAGGGCTCGTGCGCGCCGCTTGCCCTCGACGAGCGGCTGTGCGAACTCGCCCGCCGCTTCGCCGAGGCCCACGGCGGATCCGCGCAGATCGGCGGGCGCATCGTGTCGGTCGAGCGCATCGCCTCGACGCCGGCGGACAAGCGCGAACTGGCCCGTCGGTTCGAGGCATCGGCGGTCGATCAGGAGACGTTCGCGTGGGCGGGCGTGGCCCGCGAGGCAGGCATTCCGTTTGTCGCCGTGCGCGTGGTGCTGGACGAGGCCGGCGAACCCCTCGCCTCCTGGCGGCCGTCGGCGTGGCGAAGCGCGCTGCGTTTGCCCGCACGCGCACTCCGGGCGCGCCGCACGCTTCGCGCTTTCGGGAGGGAATGGCCATGCTGGCGTTCGTGA
- the hpnH gene encoding adenosyl-hopene transferase HpnH, with protein MARQSFSATVDMVKYLAKNRIKGIKRYPMVLMLEPTELCNLTCTGCGKIRQSPDVLKMRMTAEDCFKAIDECGAPAVSIAGGEPLVHPEIVEIVNGMLERRKLVMLCTNGILLHRVLDKLKPHPNFTFVFHLDGKREHHDKMVERKGVFDIVMKGIKAAKERGFRVATNTTLYKGASAEDTAELLMELMEMGVDNCIVSPAFTYEEVDPSHSDIFLHRKEVHQLVRDIMARCGDRIRFYDTPIYFDFLQGKRELRCTPWAMPNRNPKGWKGPCYLLTDEHYETFQEMMEKTNWEEFGYGENPRCASCMMHSGYEMAALKALTPRDTWRLVRWFFAS; from the coding sequence ATGGCGCGACAGTCATTCTCCGCAACGGTCGACATGGTGAAGTACCTGGCGAAAAACCGCATCAAGGGTATCAAGCGGTACCCGATGGTCCTCATGCTCGAGCCGACGGAATTGTGCAACCTGACGTGCACAGGCTGCGGGAAGATCCGGCAGAGCCCGGACGTCCTCAAGATGCGGATGACCGCAGAGGACTGCTTCAAGGCCATCGACGAGTGCGGTGCGCCCGCCGTGTCCATCGCGGGCGGAGAGCCGCTTGTGCACCCGGAGATTGTCGAGATTGTCAATGGCATGCTGGAGCGGCGGAAGCTCGTGATGCTGTGCACCAACGGGATCTTGCTGCACCGGGTCCTCGACAAGCTGAAGCCTCACCCGAACTTCACCTTTGTGTTCCACCTCGACGGCAAGCGCGAGCACCACGACAAGATGGTGGAGCGCAAGGGCGTCTTCGACATCGTGATGAAGGGCATCAAGGCGGCGAAGGAACGCGGATTCCGCGTCGCAACCAACACCACGCTGTACAAGGGCGCGAGCGCGGAGGACACGGCCGAGCTGTTGATGGAGCTCATGGAGATGGGCGTCGACAACTGCATCGTGTCGCCGGCGTTCACGTATGAAGAGGTCGATCCGTCCCACAGCGACATCTTCCTGCACCGCAAGGAAGTGCACCAGCTCGTGCGGGATATCATGGCGCGCTGCGGGGATCGCATCCGGTTCTACGACACGCCCATCTACTTCGACTTCCTGCAGGGCAAGCGCGAGCTGCGCTGCACGCCTTGGGCCATGCCGAACCGCAATCCGAAGGGCTGGAAAGGCCCCTGCTACCTGCTGACGGACGAACACTACGAGACGTTCCAGGAGATGATGGAGAAGACCAACTGGGAGGAGTTCGGCTACGGCGAGAATCCCCGGTGCGCGAGCTGCATGATGCACTCCGGCTACGAGATGGCGGCTCTCAAGGCCCTGACGCCCCGCGATACCTGGCGCCTGGTTCGGTGGTTCTTCGCCTCGTGA